A stretch of the Erinaceus europaeus chromosome 1, mEriEur2.1, whole genome shotgun sequence genome encodes the following:
- the LOC103127647 gene encoding EKC/KEOPS complex subunit TP53RK has translation MNRSVADSFRKEPKGSERRRGSSIMATPGAGAAEENAEPLGDEALAAARERSHRLLSGLALVKQGAEARVFRGSFQGRAAVVKHRFPKGYRHPALEARLGRRRTVQEARALLRCRRAGISAPVVFFVDYASNCLYMEEIEDSVTVRDYIQSTMETEKTPQSLFSLAKTVGQVLARMHDQDLIHGDLTTSNMLLKPPLDQLNIVLIDFGLSFISSLPEDKGVDLYVLEKAFLSTHPNTETVFEAFLKSYSTSSKKATPVLKKLDEVRLRGRKRSMVG, from the exons ATGAACCGAAGCGTCGCCGACAGTTTCCGGAAAGAGCCGAAGGGTTCCGAGCGCCGGCGCGGAAGCTCAATCATGGCGACGCCCGGCGCGGGCGCGGCGGAGGAGAACGCGGAGCCGCTGGGAGACGAGGCTCTGGCCGCGGCGCGGGAGCGCAGCCACCGCCTCTTGAGCGGCCTGgcgctggtgaagcagggcgccGAGGCTCGAGTGTTTCGCGGCAGCTTCCAGGGCCGCGCGGCCGTGGTGAAGCACCGCTTCCCCAAGGGCTACCGGCACCCGGCGCTGGAGGCGCGGCTCGGCCGGCGGCGGACGGTGCAGGAGGCCCGGGCGCTGCTCCGCTGCCGCCGTGCAG GAATTTCTGCCCCGGTTGTCTTCTTTGTGGACTATGCTTCCAACTGCTTATACATGGAAGAAATTGAAGACTCTGTGACTGTCCGAGATTATATTCAGTCCACTATGGAGACTGAAAAAACTCCTCAAAGTCTCTTCAGTTTAGCCAAGACAGTTGGACAGGTTTTGGCTCGAATGCATGACCAGGACCTTATTCATGGTGACCTCACCACCTCAAACATGCTCCTGAAACCCCCTCTGGATCAGCTGAACATCGTGCTCATAGACTTTGGACTGAGTTTCATCTCGTCACTTCCGGAAGATAAGGGAGTTGACCTCTATGTACTAGAGAAAGCTTTCCTCAGTACCCATCCCAACACCGAGACTGTGTTTGAAGCCTTTCTGAAGAGCTATTCCACCTCCTCCAAAAAGGCTACACCAGTGCTAAAAAAATTAGATGAAGTACgcctgagaggaagaaagaggtccATGGTTGGTTAG